In the Hordeum vulgare subsp. vulgare chromosome 7H, MorexV3_pseudomolecules_assembly, whole genome shotgun sequence genome, one interval contains:
- the LOC123409805 gene encoding 16.0 kDa heat shock protein, peroxisomal: protein MADLFFGGSPFRRLLYARPLASATAAMDWVETPTSHVLRINVPGLGKDDVKVQVEDGNVLSVRGAAKEKTKEGNEEDAVWHVAERGKPEFAREVALPEHVRVDQIRASVDNGVLTVVVPKEPAPARPRTRPITVSSKL, encoded by the coding sequence ATGGCGGACCTCTTCTTCGGGGGAAGCCCCTTCCGGCGGCTCCTCTACGCCCGGCCCTTGGCCTCCGCCACGGCCGCGATGGATTGGGTGGAGACACCGACCTCCCACGTCCTCCGGATCAACGTCCCGGGGCTTGGCAAGGACGACGTCAAGGTCCAGGTCGAGGACGGCAACGTGCTGAGCGTCAGGGGCGCGGCCAAGGAGAAGACAAAGGAGGGGAACGAGGAGGATGCGGTGTGGCACGTGGCGGAGCGcgggaagccggagttcgcgcggGAGGTGGCGCTGCCGGAGCACGTCAGGGTGGATCAGATCAGGGCCAGCGTCGACAACGGCGTGCTCACCGTCGTCGTGCCCAAGGAGCCCGCGCCGGCCCGGCCCCGGACCAGGCCCATCACGGTCTCCAGCAAGCTCTGA